The following nucleotide sequence is from Acinetobacter equi.
TTGAGGCTTCGGCAGGAACAGGAAAAACTTATACTTTATCGAGTTTGATGGTTCGTATTTTATTAGGAAAATATTTGCCTCATCAGGTGATTGCTACAACGTTTACACGAGCTGCTGCGGCTGAATTAAAAACACGAATTCGTTTACGTTTAATAGATACCTTAAAATTTTTTGATGATCTTCAAAATAAAACTTCGGCTGAAATACAGATCATTTTGCAGCAAGAAAAAGATCCATTATTTCAAAAGGTTCTTCAAGATTATCTGGATAAAGTTGATTATGCCAAAGAACGACTAAAACTAGTTTTAGATCAATTAGATGAGTTATTTGTTGGGACTTTAGATAGTTTTAGTCAGAAAATTTTACGTGAATTTAGTTTTGAAAGTGGAAAAATTGAGTTAGCAGAAATTACAGATGATGCTAAAAGTTATACTTATCAATTAATTCATGATGTGTTGAGAGAGTGGATTCAAGCTCAACCTCAAAATGTGATTAACTATTTACTACTTCAACAAAAACTAAAATCAGTAGATCAATATATTACTATTGTTGAAAATACATTGAATTTCACCTCAGCGCATTTTCAAGAAGTTGAAGCACCAAAGCTTGATCTTGAACATTTTGAGTTAGCTATAGATAAATTATTACAACTTGATTTAAATCAAATAGAAAGTTTAGGTGAGTATTATTTAGAAGATGGGTTACATCATAATATTATCGCAAAGAAATGGCGTACTGATCATTTAATGCAAAAAACTTTATGTCTGGATTTGCCAGAGTTGTTTGAGGCACTCAGAGCACAGAGAAGTTATGCATTATTTGCACCACATTTCTCTGAAACATTAAAGAGATTAAGTGATTTAAGTACAAAAAAAGCACTTAATAAATGCGCTGAAAACGTATTAGATACGTTTAATCAGCATCCAGTGATTGTACAATTAAAAGGATTTTTTGAACAGTTACAACAGCTTGATGTTGATTTAAATTTATTAGACGCATATTTAAAATTTTATTTAAGTCAGCAAGTAAAAAGACGTCTTCCACAGCTATTACAACAAAAAGGTGAAACGACCTTTGCTCAGCAAATTAGAACATTGTCAGAAGCATTACAAGGGTTTCAAGGTCAACGTTTTGCTCAATTTATTCAAGCAAAATATCCATTAATTTTAGTGGATGAATTCCAAGATACGAATCAAGATCAAGATGACATGCTTGCACGAATTTGGCGTGATGCACAGCGTTATACTACTGGTTGCATGATTATGGTGGGTGATCCCAAGCAAGCAATTTATGGTTTTCGTGGCGGAGACATGTTGACCTATAACAAAGCAAGAATAGATGTTCTTGCCAAGCATGGGTATCAATATAGTTTAAGATTTAATCATCGTTCGACTGCACATTTGGTTGAAGTGGTTGATGCTTTATTTCAACGGCAAATGGATTTTGGAGAAGATGTATTTTATCAACCTGTTGAAGCAGGGCGACAACATGCTCCTTTAATTGATCAACATGGAGAAAATCATTTACCTTTAAGATGGATTATGCTTGAAGATAAAGCAGATGAGCCGATTCAAGTGGCTTGGAAGATTCGTGAATTATTAAATCAAAGTGCTTTAGGGCAGTTATTTTTAAATAACAATGGTATTCATCAAAAAATTATTGAAGATGATATTGCGATTTTATCTAAAAATCATGATGGTTTAGATAAGGCGCAGTATGAGTTGGAACGCTTGGGAATTCGTGTAAATCGTCCATCTAAAAAAAGTGTGCTTGATAGCCAAATTGCAAAAGATGTGGGGGCTTTATTAACGGCAATTATGCATCCTTATGATGAGGGAAAAGTAAAGCGCGCATTATTAACACGATTATTGAATTTTAAACTGAAAGATTTAATTGAACTTGAGCAACGAGCAGAAGGCTTAAGTCAATTTATTGCAGATTTTGATTTAATTCGTGAAATGTGGCTCGATAAAGGTTTTCTAACGGCTTGGCAATTTGCATTAAATTTATTCCATATTTGGGAAAATATGGTTGCAAGCCAAAGTCGTGATAATGAACGCGCAGTTGTTAATTTAAGACATCTTACGGAAGTTTTAAGTCAACATAGTGAACAATATCAAGGTGCTCAGAATCTTTATCAGTGGTATTTAAAACAATTAGAATCACCTAGTGAAAGAGAATGGGAGTTGGAGCGTAAACTGTCAAATGAGGCAGGTATTCAACTCATGACCATTCACCAATCAAAAGGATTAGAGTATAAAATTGTCTTTTTACTCGGGGCAGATAAAACATTTAAAGAAATGGGGAAAACATTAAACTTCTCCACAGAAACGGTGATAAATCCAGCAACAAAACAAGTAGAGCAATATCGAGTTATCGCAATTAATGACAAGGCTTTAATTACAGATGAAGCCCAAAAACAGCATCAGCAGCGTGCCGAGGCAGAGCAGCACCGCTTATGGTATGTTGCATTGACTCGAGCAAGTTATCGTGTTTATGCAATGATGAGTGACACTGAAGGAAAATCTACAACAGGATTGGCGTTTTGGAGGGGACAAGGGGAACAAATTTTCCAGCATTCTTTTAGTACAAATGAAGAACCATTAAAAGAACGCCCTAGTGTTATTAAAGAACAGCAAATTCAAATGATTGAATTACATGCGCTGACTTTTCCTGAACAACGATTTTATCCACGTTCAAAAACAAGCTTTAGTGCCTTATCTCAACATTTAAGTCGTAAACAGGCAATTGATGCGTTAGCAGCTCAAATTGAAAAAATTGAAAGTGCTGAAGATGAAATACATAGTGTTGTAGAACAAGAAGAGGAGTGTGATAAGCCAATCGACTGGATTAAACATCAATTCCCAATGGGAACGGTTGCTGGTAACTTTCTACATGAAATTTTTGAGCATATTGATTTTCAAGACATGACATTTTGGTCGCTTGAAATTTATCGACGTTTTAAAAATGATTATCCTGCATTATGGGCTGAACTACTTGAAAAATTTAATCAAAATTTTCCAGAACATCATGAAAATCAACTTATTGAGTTGATGGTAAAATGGTTGGTAGATGTATTAGATACACCTTTATATCAAGATTTTCAATTGAAGAATCTTGAAAAAGGGCAACATTTAGCTGAATTCCCATTTTATTTATCATTAGCTGATCATGTGTTGTCGACGAAACGAATTCATCAGCTGTTTTCCGATTATGGTATTTACATGCTGGATTTAAACGAAGCAAATTCAGCACGTTATTTAACAGGTTCAATAGATTTAGTCTTCTTTGATGGTCAGCGTTATCAAATTGCAGATTATAAAAGTAACTTTTTAGGGACTGACCAATCTCATTATGATTCTGAAAAAATTAAAGAAAATATGTCACATTCAAGTTATTGGTTACAGGCAGGATTATATTTAGTTGCCTTACATCGTTATTTGAAAGTTCAGCTAGATAACTATGATATTTATCAGCATTTGGGTGGTGCAACTTATTTATATTTGCGTGGTATGAATGGTCAAATGTTGCAAGGCTATCAGTATTGGCAACCCGAAGCTGAGTTTATTTTGCGACTTGATGCACTTTTAGGCACATATACTGAGGATAAACTAGTCAATATAGTCTGAATGTAA
It contains:
- a CDS encoding UvrD-helicase domain-containing protein, with amino-acid sequence MNNNQAKNHISFEPIKDMQFEGLHWIEASAGTGKTYTLSSLMVRILLGKYLPHQVIATTFTRAAAAELKTRIRLRLIDTLKFFDDLQNKTSAEIQIILQQEKDPLFQKVLQDYLDKVDYAKERLKLVLDQLDELFVGTLDSFSQKILREFSFESGKIELAEITDDAKSYTYQLIHDVLREWIQAQPQNVINYLLLQQKLKSVDQYITIVENTLNFTSAHFQEVEAPKLDLEHFELAIDKLLQLDLNQIESLGEYYLEDGLHHNIIAKKWRTDHLMQKTLCLDLPELFEALRAQRSYALFAPHFSETLKRLSDLSTKKALNKCAENVLDTFNQHPVIVQLKGFFEQLQQLDVDLNLLDAYLKFYLSQQVKRRLPQLLQQKGETTFAQQIRTLSEALQGFQGQRFAQFIQAKYPLILVDEFQDTNQDQDDMLARIWRDAQRYTTGCMIMVGDPKQAIYGFRGGDMLTYNKARIDVLAKHGYQYSLRFNHRSTAHLVEVVDALFQRQMDFGEDVFYQPVEAGRQHAPLIDQHGENHLPLRWIMLEDKADEPIQVAWKIRELLNQSALGQLFLNNNGIHQKIIEDDIAILSKNHDGLDKAQYELERLGIRVNRPSKKSVLDSQIAKDVGALLTAIMHPYDEGKVKRALLTRLLNFKLKDLIELEQRAEGLSQFIADFDLIREMWLDKGFLTAWQFALNLFHIWENMVASQSRDNERAVVNLRHLTEVLSQHSEQYQGAQNLYQWYLKQLESPSEREWELERKLSNEAGIQLMTIHQSKGLEYKIVFLLGADKTFKEMGKTLNFSTETVINPATKQVEQYRVIAINDKALITDEAQKQHQQRAEAEQHRLWYVALTRASYRVYAMMSDTEGKSTTGLAFWRGQGEQIFQHSFSTNEEPLKERPSVIKEQQIQMIELHALTFPEQRFYPRSKTSFSALSQHLSRKQAIDALAAQIEKIESAEDEIHSVVEQEEECDKPIDWIKHQFPMGTVAGNFLHEIFEHIDFQDMTFWSLEIYRRFKNDYPALWAELLEKFNQNFPEHHENQLIELMVKWLVDVLDTPLYQDFQLKNLEKGQHLAEFPFYLSLADHVLSTKRIHQLFSDYGIYMLDLNEANSARYLTGSIDLVFFDGQRYQIADYKSNFLGTDQSHYDSEKIKENMSHSSYWLQAGLYLVALHRYLKVQLDNYDIYQHLGGATYLYLRGMNGQMLQGYQYWQPEAEFILRLDALLGTYTEDKLVNIV